From the Natrarchaeobaculum aegyptiacum genome, one window contains:
- a CDS encoding DUF7500 family protein translates to MTERHSGGSPKDKADVPPVLPSEQPGGSDGGGVLSPEDLDISNSPYVAEVSEGRYVVSADRSPPNVPDRTAANPRTEQSGATTQGTVDATPGSQPSNQHQPQQGAPDRQPAQSPGAARSVLAAELERTDARYAVDIVSRLEGADVRHRTTSDDVVGTFDNLVLWYAQHVATETPTQRTASLLFDRSEFSAPPSPDDIKRTAKRHGLTRSSTIGDLLEALE, encoded by the coding sequence ATGACAGAGCGACACAGCGGGGGGAGCCCGAAAGACAAGGCCGACGTACCGCCCGTGCTCCCGAGTGAACAACCAGGTGGATCCGACGGGGGCGGCGTCCTCTCGCCCGAGGATCTCGACATCAGTAACAGTCCCTACGTCGCCGAAGTTTCCGAGGGCCGGTACGTGGTTTCTGCAGACAGGAGCCCGCCGAACGTCCCCGACCGAACTGCGGCGAATCCACGCACCGAACAGTCAGGCGCTACCACCCAGGGAACGGTCGATGCGACCCCCGGCTCCCAGCCGTCGAACCAACACCAGCCCCAGCAGGGCGCTCCGGATCGACAGCCTGCCCAGAGTCCGGGTGCCGCACGATCCGTCCTCGCGGCCGAACTCGAGCGCACAGACGCCCGCTACGCGGTCGATATCGTCTCACGACTCGAGGGTGCCGACGTCCGCCACCGCACGACGTCCGACGACGTCGTCGGAACGTTCGACAACCTCGTGCTGTGGTACGCACAGCACGTCGCAACGGAGACCCCGACCCAGCGGACCGCCTCGCTCCTGTTCGACCGCTCTGAGTTCTCGGCCCCACCGTCACCCGACGACATCAAGCGAACGGCGAAACGCCACGGCCTCACCCGCTCGAGTACGATCGGCGACCTGCTCGAGGCACTCGAGTAG
- the flaJ gene encoding archaellar assembly protein FlaJ, whose protein sequence is MGISEKSAAAGDLGKSIIQAYDEMELPTRIYALLILVPAFFVFLLTIAAAVLMDTFFLVQLLLPALGLLIFLSAVGYPRLAVDQRRIEMENKFHLFVIHMTILSTTNIDRMEVMRRLASEKEYGELAHEMQRVVDLVDVWHLSLGDACRRRAKEVPSESVTDLLERMAYTLEAGQELDEFLFQEQDVLIDKYSTIYRQSLTNLDVVKDLYLSIIISMTFALVFAIVLPLLTGNDPTITTSIVIVLFVFIQIGFFFLIRAIVPDDPIWYIEDGFRTRTKKLLFGSTVAGITLSSILIVLMTLAFFGAIPGTETVHFGSIPLLMYLPLATLPLLIPGTVFWYEERRVVDRDREFPNFIRALGTSESAKQSTTSEVLATLRHKDFGPLTPDVDDLYCRLNMRLSTEKSWRLFTGDTHSYLIQKFSEMYLVGRDMGGGPKRLGELISDNMSQIVNLREERHQQTTTLIGVFYGITAASSFAFFIGLELALMLSGFDIDIDGQMVGGQLIHTDQYDVPVLRFLVVLVLIFNAFISSLVIRVADGGHFGNSYFHFTALLWVGAVTGTITEWLVDMIITVDL, encoded by the coding sequence ATGGGAATTTCAGAGAAGTCCGCGGCCGCTGGAGACCTCGGCAAGTCCATCATTCAGGCGTACGACGAGATGGAATTGCCGACGCGTATTTACGCGTTGTTGATCCTGGTTCCGGCGTTCTTCGTTTTCCTGCTGACGATCGCAGCGGCGGTCCTGATGGACACGTTCTTTCTCGTCCAGTTGCTGCTGCCGGCGCTCGGGCTGTTGATCTTCCTCTCTGCAGTGGGCTATCCGCGCCTGGCCGTCGACCAGCGCCGGATCGAGATGGAGAACAAGTTCCACCTGTTCGTAATCCACATGACCATCCTGTCGACGACTAACATCGACAGGATGGAGGTAATGCGCCGACTCGCGAGCGAAAAGGAGTACGGGGAACTTGCCCACGAGATGCAGCGGGTCGTCGACCTGGTCGACGTCTGGCACCTCAGTCTCGGTGACGCCTGTCGGCGACGCGCGAAGGAAGTACCGAGCGAATCGGTCACGGACCTCTTGGAGCGGATGGCCTATACGCTCGAGGCCGGGCAGGAACTCGACGAATTCCTGTTTCAGGAACAGGACGTGCTGATCGACAAGTACTCCACGATCTACCGGCAGTCGCTGACGAATCTCGACGTGGTGAAAGACCTCTACCTCTCGATCATCATTTCGATGACGTTCGCGCTCGTGTTCGCGATCGTCCTCCCGCTGTTGACAGGCAACGATCCGACGATCACGACCAGCATCGTGATCGTGCTATTCGTCTTCATCCAGATCGGGTTTTTCTTCCTTATCCGGGCGATCGTCCCGGACGACCCGATCTGGTACATCGAAGACGGGTTTCGAACGCGGACGAAGAAACTCCTCTTCGGGTCGACCGTTGCCGGGATCACCCTCAGTTCGATTCTGATCGTGTTGATGACGCTCGCTTTCTTCGGTGCGATTCCAGGGACGGAGACCGTGCACTTCGGCTCGATCCCGCTACTGATGTACCTCCCGCTCGCGACGCTGCCGCTTTTGATCCCGGGAACGGTCTTCTGGTACGAAGAACGACGCGTGGTCGACCGTGACCGCGAGTTTCCGAACTTCATTCGGGCACTCGGGACGAGCGAGAGCGCAAAGCAGAGTACGACGTCGGAGGTGCTGGCGACGCTCCGCCACAAAGATTTCGGGCCACTCACTCCGGACGTCGACGACCTCTACTGCCGGCTCAACATGCGGCTCTCGACCGAGAAATCCTGGCGACTGTTCACCGGCGACACCCACTCGTACCTGATCCAGAAGTTCAGCGAGATGTACCTCGTCGGCCGTGACATGGGTGGTGGTCCGAAGCGCCTCGGTGAACTCATCAGCGACAACATGAGCCAGATCGTCAACCTTCGCGAGGAGCGACACCAGCAGACGACGACGCTGATCGGCGTCTTCTACGGGATCACCGCTGCCTCCTCGTTCGCGTTCTTCATCGGTCTCGAGCTGGCGTTGATGCTGTCGGGATTCGACATCGACATCGACGGCCAAATGGTCGGTGGCCAGCTTATCCACACCGACCAGTACGACGTCCCGGTACTCCGGTTTCTGGTCGTGCTGGTGTTGATCTTCAACGCGTTCATCTCGTCGCTGGTGATCCGGGTCGCCGATGGCGGTCACTTCGGCAACTCCTATTTTCACTTCACCGCGTTGCTCTGGGTCGGCGCTGTCACGGGGACGATCACGGAGTGGCTCGTCGACATGATCATCACGGTCGATCTCTGA
- a CDS encoding FlaD/FlaE family flagellar protein: protein MLLSIIGNILGDDDGGSSSSGSDDEGQLAGSISEDELLPGASSGGTGGGGAESDDDIFGDSDDDDEFLDDDGGMSLDEMGDVGEMDDAGDMSLEGMDGGDGFDGMDGGDDQYSSEIKSRVEEMENEVGSLVSTVNTVQSENEEISESLDDIEENIRKLLEVYEMVTQGVNPFVEDDSMSDFGPGAGTGNFDGHSLFDTDESVEDEEDIDDDIASAEAEAFLDESIIDDDDDFEDDFDAADDLDGEDDLDDGGDLEDGDDGPADDGDVSFDDLKEEFESGDAEWDEDDTGDDVDAESDDDGFAETDAFDDELDADEAVDDDLTDDGETGDDTESFDDDLEVEATTDQVDDSDVRREPDVIAPWDDGGRPYLDTVPSEYDTEFLVMDWLDYLVGEAGIDGAARTIEFYQSIAWIGEPVGDYLQTLLNGFNGGPDADELEARSDLGIDHGRSLWWIEQITTPSKDQPAYAEWLTRKLPTGLQGEEAGPADATDAESTPIQLEYDEDVSTAGVDDETTGVTGVDDEPASPAAARTGPIVDDRVDDTVPTGAEVAGAGDVPAEETDAEGGPDDDAESATGSTAGGSQAQKIAIEERDGSTDQSDASGAGAVQSAPTVSAGGVDADGGRMIWVDPDIVLSESGVELRTTRDAEDGIDRRDQSHHPELVTSLLGAAEDEQLERLREEYVKPLVDRTDDSALEPWQIDLIQSLLAPDDHADRR, encoded by the coding sequence ATGCTACTGTCCATAATCGGTAACATACTGGGAGACGACGATGGTGGATCGAGTAGCTCCGGAAGCGACGACGAAGGCCAACTCGCCGGCAGTATCAGCGAAGACGAGTTGCTTCCCGGAGCCAGTAGTGGGGGAACGGGTGGTGGCGGTGCCGAAAGCGACGACGATATCTTCGGCGACAGCGACGATGACGATGAGTTTCTCGACGACGACGGCGGCATGTCACTCGACGAGATGGGTGACGTCGGCGAGATGGACGACGCGGGAGACATGTCCCTCGAGGGTATGGACGGCGGTGACGGATTCGACGGCATGGATGGCGGCGACGACCAGTACTCGAGCGAGATCAAATCGCGCGTCGAGGAGATGGAAAACGAGGTCGGTTCGCTCGTCTCGACCGTCAACACCGTCCAGAGCGAGAACGAAGAGATCAGCGAATCGCTCGACGACATCGAGGAAAACATCCGAAAACTCCTCGAAGTCTACGAGATGGTGACCCAGGGAGTCAATCCGTTCGTCGAGGACGACTCGATGAGCGACTTCGGTCCCGGAGCCGGAACCGGGAACTTCGACGGTCACAGCCTCTTCGACACGGACGAATCGGTCGAGGACGAAGAGGATATCGACGACGACATCGCGAGCGCGGAAGCCGAGGCATTCCTCGACGAAAGTATCATCGACGACGACGATGACTTCGAGGACGACTTCGATGCCGCAGACGACCTGGACGGCGAAGACGACCTGGACGACGGAGGCGACCTCGAGGATGGTGACGACGGCCCAGCCGACGACGGTGACGTCTCGTTCGACGATCTGAAAGAGGAGTTCGAGTCCGGCGACGCAGAGTGGGATGAAGACGACACGGGCGACGACGTCGATGCCGAAAGTGACGACGATGGTTTCGCCGAGACGGACGCGTTCGACGACGAACTCGACGCCGACGAGGCGGTCGACGACGACCTGACCGACGACGGAGAGACCGGAGACGATACAGAGTCGTTCGACGACGACCTCGAGGTCGAGGCGACAACGGATCAGGTCGACGACAGCGATGTGAGACGGGAGCCAGACGTAATCGCCCCGTGGGACGACGGCGGCCGGCCGTACCTCGACACCGTCCCTTCGGAGTACGACACCGAGTTCCTGGTGATGGACTGGCTCGATTACCTCGTCGGTGAGGCCGGGATCGACGGAGCCGCCCGGACGATCGAGTTCTATCAGTCGATCGCCTGGATCGGCGAGCCAGTCGGCGACTACTTGCAGACGCTCCTGAACGGATTCAATGGAGGACCAGACGCCGACGAACTCGAGGCAAGGTCCGACCTCGGTATCGATCACGGCCGCAGCCTCTGGTGGATCGAACAGATCACGACGCCGTCAAAAGATCAGCCAGCGTACGCCGAGTGGCTGACCCGGAAGCTCCCCACGGGACTCCAGGGCGAGGAAGCTGGGCCAGCCGACGCAACGGACGCCGAGTCGACGCCGATCCAGCTCGAGTACGACGAAGACGTTTCCACCGCGGGCGTCGACGACGAGACGACTGGCGTCACCGGCGTCGACGACGAGCCCGCGTCGCCGGCGGCTGCCCGTACAGGGCCGATCGTCGACGACCGCGTCGACGACACCGTGCCGACGGGTGCTGAAGTCGCCGGTGCAGGGGACGTCCCAGCAGAGGAAACCGATGCCGAGGGAGGTCCCGACGACGACGCAGAATCTGCCACCGGATCCACGGCGGGCGGGTCGCAGGCCCAGAAGATCGCGATCGAAGAACGCGACGGGTCGACCGATCAGTCCGACGCATCGGGTGCTGGAGCCGTTCAGTCCGCACCGACCGTCTCGGCCGGCGGGGTCGACGCCGACGGTGGCCGGATGATCTGGGTCGATCCCGACATCGTTCTCTCGGAATCCGGGGTCGAACTCCGGACGACCCGAGACGCCGAGGACGGAATCGACCGGCGTGACCAGTCTCACCACCCCGAGCTCGTCACGTCGTTACTCGGTGCTGCAGAGGACGAACAGCTCGAGCGGCTTCGCGAAGAGTACGTCAAACCGCTCGTCGACCGAACCGACGACTCCGCACTCGAGCCGTGGCAGATCGATCTGATCCAGTCATTGCTCGCGCCGGACGACCACGCTGATCGGAGGTGA
- a CDS encoding FlaD/FlaE family flagellar protein: MTLLLALFSDLGGDPDESDDDSGEDDLLGGADDGLMGDDLFGDDDTSSSDEDELNYQLDEIEKEVDSLSGRIETVRGENEQISDSIQTVERNVDKLVDLYEIVTHGINPFVGDQEIGDAFETATGQAGLIGNDPDDAIDEEIASAEAEDFLDDDMPFEDDDTDDFGTDFEDDPDTGADADAPLEDDEFADGDVIDDEPDFAEEDALEPDDGDGADHEDEVVDDEDDLTRFLPDEDEESDAVETDSFDGSVDDSFDEGESVDDASMDRATVHTGSDHGGVETTPYLGTHPSGYAAEITTLEWLEFLVETAGVEGAAQTVAYYRSVGWISEAVETYLHRLLAGFGDEGTLPPTDPDPQSILRTDDHKRSLQYISQIATPEKQARLVNATGGEVVEESPEVSQAAGVHGVESDEAVTGGEALEFDDPEQGDQSEKSAEPDPFVGDDSSVVAEDDPTSIEEGDSVSIDEMKPDPLADQDSTIVGDQPQTHGTGGQEPVDGRIDDADDIGSE; encoded by the coding sequence ATGACACTACTACTGGCACTGTTCAGCGACCTCGGCGGCGACCCTGACGAATCGGACGACGACTCCGGGGAGGACGACCTTCTCGGCGGCGCTGACGACGGCCTGATGGGCGACGACCTGTTCGGCGACGACGACACCTCCTCGAGCGACGAGGACGAACTCAACTATCAGCTCGACGAGATCGAGAAGGAAGTCGACTCGCTCTCGGGACGTATCGAAACCGTTCGCGGTGAGAACGAACAGATCAGCGACTCGATTCAGACGGTCGAACGAAACGTCGACAAGCTCGTCGACCTCTACGAGATCGTCACCCACGGAATCAATCCGTTCGTCGGTGACCAGGAGATCGGCGACGCGTTCGAGACGGCTACCGGACAGGCAGGGCTGATCGGCAACGACCCCGACGACGCGATCGACGAGGAGATCGCCAGCGCCGAAGCCGAAGACTTCCTCGACGACGACATGCCATTCGAAGACGACGACACCGACGACTTTGGCACTGACTTCGAAGACGACCCCGACACCGGCGCGGACGCCGACGCCCCGCTCGAAGACGACGAGTTTGCAGACGGGGACGTCATCGACGACGAGCCTGATTTCGCGGAGGAAGACGCACTCGAGCCTGACGACGGAGATGGGGCCGACCACGAAGACGAGGTCGTCGACGACGAGGACGACCTGACCCGGTTCCTGCCGGACGAGGACGAGGAATCCGACGCGGTCGAAACCGATTCCTTCGATGGGAGCGTCGACGATTCGTTCGACGAGGGCGAATCGGTCGACGACGCATCGATGGATCGGGCGACGGTCCACACTGGCAGTGATCACGGTGGCGTCGAGACCACACCGTACCTCGGTACGCACCCATCCGGATACGCCGCCGAGATCACGACGCTCGAGTGGCTCGAGTTTCTGGTCGAGACTGCGGGTGTCGAGGGGGCCGCCCAGACAGTGGCGTACTATCGGTCCGTCGGGTGGATCTCGGAGGCAGTCGAGACGTATCTCCATCGGTTGCTGGCCGGGTTCGGTGACGAGGGCACGCTTCCGCCGACGGATCCGGATCCACAGTCGATCCTCCGGACGGACGATCACAAGCGCAGCCTGCAGTACATCTCTCAGATTGCGACGCCGGAAAAGCAGGCCAGGCTCGTCAATGCGACCGGCGGTGAGGTCGTCGAGGAGTCGCCAGAGGTGTCGCAAGCAGCGGGCGTCCACGGCGTCGAATCGGACGAGGCCGTGACGGGAGGTGAAGCGCTCGAGTTCGACGACCCGGAGCAGGGAGACCAGTCTGAGAAGTCAGCAGAACCCGATCCCTTCGTCGGAGACGATTCGAGCGTGGTGGCGGAGGACGATCCGACGTCGATCGAAGAGGGAGATTCGGTGTCGATCGACGAGATGAAGCCCGATCCGCTCGCCGACCAGGATTCGACGATCGTCGGCGATCAGCCACAGACCCACGGCACCGGCGGACAGGAGCCAGTCGATGGACGGATCGACGACGCAGACGACATCGGAAGTGAGTGA
- a CDS encoding ATPase domain-containing protein: protein MANKNLRNIFPIGLDDRDRLNKELGGGIPSGSIVLMEGDYGAGKSALSQRFTYGLCETGKSVTFLSTELEVKGFLEQMDSLNYNVEEHLLFENLLFLHGDLDSGGVFSSDGDTQRQDLLTDLMEAETIWSADVIIIDTFDAILRNDPKFEALVRENEERQAALEIISFLRNVISQGKVVILTVDPSTVGEEAIGPFRSIADVYIELEMIEVGNDVRRQLFIKRFAGMGEQVGDRIGYSVRSGVGIVIENRSVA, encoded by the coding sequence ATGGCAAACAAGAACCTTCGGAACATCTTCCCCATCGGACTCGACGACCGGGATCGGCTGAACAAGGAACTCGGGGGCGGTATTCCCAGCGGCAGTATCGTCCTCATGGAGGGCGATTACGGTGCCGGGAAGAGTGCCCTCTCTCAGCGCTTTACCTACGGGCTGTGTGAAACCGGGAAGTCCGTCACGTTCCTCTCGACGGAACTCGAGGTCAAGGGCTTTTTAGAGCAGATGGACTCGCTGAACTACAACGTCGAAGAACACCTGCTGTTCGAGAATCTGCTGTTCTTGCACGGTGACCTGGACAGCGGCGGCGTCTTCAGTTCCGATGGGGACACGCAACGGCAGGACCTGTTGACTGACCTGATGGAGGCCGAAACCATCTGGTCTGCGGACGTCATTATCATCGACACCTTCGACGCCATCCTCCGGAACGATCCGAAATTCGAGGCGCTCGTCCGGGAGAACGAGGAACGGCAGGCGGCCCTCGAGATCATCTCGTTCCTGCGGAACGTCATCTCGCAGGGGAAAGTCGTGATCCTGACGGTCGACCCCTCGACGGTCGGCGAGGAGGCGATCGGACCGTTCCGCTCGATCGCCGACGTCTACATCGAACTCGAGATGATCGAGGTCGGTAACGACGTTCGTCGGCAGCTGTTTATCAAGCGGTTTGCGGGCATGGGTGAACAGGTCGGTGATCGAATCGGGTACTCGGTTCGGTCCGGCGTTGGTATCGTGATCGAGAACCGTAGCGTCGCCTAG